Proteins from a genomic interval of Chanos chanos chromosome 3, fChaCha1.1, whole genome shotgun sequence:
- the ier3ip1 gene encoding immediate early response 3-interacting protein 1 yields the protein MAFTLYSLIQTAILCTNAIAVLHEERFLSKIGWGADQGIGGFGDEPGIKAQLLNLIRSVRTVMRVPLIIVNSVCIVLLLLFG from the exons ATGGCGTTTACTCTGTATTCTCTAATTCAGACTGCAATTTTGTGTACAAATGCAATTGCAGTGTTACACGAAGAAAGATTCCTCAGCAAAA tcGGATGGGGAGCTGACCAAGGCATCGGCGGTTTTGGAGATGAACCAGGCATTAAAGCACAACTATTGAATCTTATTCGTTCTGTCAGGACCGTTATGAGAG TGCCCTTGATAATTGTAAATTCGGTGTGTATCGTGTTACTACTGCTGTTTGGATAA
- the skor2 gene encoding SKI family transcriptional corepressor 2 — protein sequence MEKTLLPGPNDLVMASPPASFQQEPLTPPRTNHSSSLKPNQVGQVILYGVPIVSLVIDNQERLCLAQISNTLLKNYSYNEIHNRRVALGITCVQCTPVQLEILRRAGAMPISSRRCGMITKREAERLCKSFLGENSPPKLPDNFAFDVTHECAWGCRGNFIPARYNSSRAKCIKCSYCNMYFSPNKFIFHSHRTPEAKYTQPDAANFNSWRRHLKLSDKSPAEEMIFAWEDVKAMFNGGSRKRALPSSHCPPMGPVKAVNSVLPHMISSELGQKRSRFEEDEDLDASSLSPRKNPRSYPVIPVPSKGFGMLQKFPATSLFPSPYTFPAFSLCQQKKDDNETANGQKNSTLSGLLWPGRKDTFYPPFCMFWPPRATGGIPMPTYLQPQPNALSSLTENPSLRQAFLDLSEPAEAGTGMGANPRTGMFENECPPVAPDLRPASEGWLKLLDTPSLQARKSSYHSAFRPVVKDTESIAKLHGNLDDFGPERHLSPGTSCSYQSESGESDEEQEVDVETKQDEEQDDFSSRAQQQQQQQQQQQQPCNLHLRGLSDSVADRGTIPPENAEDKPGLPVSPPASLKVPSPVHASLEDTAYKNVHKSREDGLPAYATKENTNVSDENKEQSNFFVSETEASGPEYWRENAVDQNQDTHSPASLKKDVENMEKEELQKVLLEQIDLRRRLEQEFHALKGSSPFPVFHNFQDQMKRELAYREEMVQQLQMIPYANIIRKEKIGTHLNKS from the exons ATGGAAAAGACCCTTCTCCCTGGACCCAACGACCTAGTGATGGCCAGCCCTCCAGCCTCATTCCAACAGGAGCCCCTCACCCCTCCCAGAACCAACCACTCTTCGTCCCTCAAGCCCAACCAGGTGGGCCAGGTCATCCTGTATGGAGTGCCCATTGTTTCCCTGGTGATTGACAACCAGGAGCGCCTGTGCCTAGCTCAGATCTCCAACACCTTGCTGAAGAACTACAGCTACAATGAGATCCATAACCGCCGTGTGGCACTGGGCATCACCTGTGTACAGTGCACACCTGTGCAACTGGAGATTCTGCGGCGAGCTGGCGCAATGCCCATCTCCTCACGCCGCTGTGGTATGATCACCAAACGTGAGGCTGAGCGCCTCTGCAAGTCCTTCTTGGGTGAGAACTCGCCGCCTAAATTGCCTGATAATTTTGCTTTTGATGTGACACACGAGTGTGCTTGGGGCTGCCGTGGAAACTTCATCCCCGCTCGTTACAACAGCTCACGGGCCAAGTGCATCAAGTGCTCCTACTGCAACATGTACTTCTCACCCAACAAATTTATCTTCCATTCACACCGCACACCTGAGGCCAAGTACACACAGCCCGATGCTGCTAACTTTAATTCATGGCGTCGGCACCTCAAACTGAGTGACAAGTCACCGGCAGAGGAAATGATTTTTGCCTGGGAGGATGTTAAGGCCATGTTCAATGGGGGCAGTCGCAAGAGGGCACTGCCATCGTCACACTGCCCCCCCATGGGTCCGGTCAAAGCCGTCAATTCTGTGTTACCGCACATGATCTCGTCTGAGCTGGGCCAGAAGCGAAGTAGGTTTGAGGAGGATGAGGACCTAGATGCCAGCAGTCTGTCTCCTCGTAAGAACCCACGCAGTTACCCTGTCATCCCTGTGCCCAGCAAAGGCTTTGGCATGCTGCAGAAGTTCCCTGCTACCTCACTCTTCCCCAGCCCCTACACCTTCCCAGCTTTCAGCTTATGTCAGCAGAAGAAGGATGACAACGAGACAGCCAATGGACAGAAAAACAGTACCCTCTCAGGTCTGCTGTGGCCTGGTCGGAAGGATACTTTCTATCCTCCGTTCTGTATGTTCTGGCCCCCAAGGGCCACCGGAGGCATCCCAATGCCTACCTACCTCCAACCACAGCCTAATGCCCTCTCTTCACTCACAGAAAACCCTTCCCTGAGGCAAGCATTCCTGGACCTGTCTGAACCAGCTGAGGCAGGCACTGGCATGGGGGCTAACCCCAGAACGGGAATGTTTGAGAACGAGTGCCCGCCTGTGGCTCCTGACTTGCGGCCTGCCTCTGAAGGCTGGCTCAAACTACTGGACACACCATCCTTGCAGGCCCGCAAATCCAGCTACCACTCAGCTTTTCGCCCGGTGGTTAAAGACACAGAAAGCATTGCCAAACTTCATGGCAACCTTGATGATTTTGGCCCCGAGAGGCACTTATCACCTGGTACCAGCTGTAGCTAccagagtgagagtggagagagtgatgaggagCAAGAGGTGGATGTGGAGACCAAGCAGGATGAGGAGCAAGATGATTTCAGCAGCAGAGcccagcaacagcaacagcagcagcagcagcagcagcagccgtgTAACCTACACTTGCGTGGGCTCAGTGATAGTGTGGCAGACAGGGGTACCATCCCCCCTGAAAACGCAGAGGACAAGCCTGGCTTACCTGTCAGCCCGCCAGCCTCCCTCAAAGTCCCCAGTCCTGTTCATGCCTCACTGGAGGACACAGCgtacaaaaat GTtcacaaaagcagagaggatGGGCTCCCTGCGTATGCGACCAAAGAGAACACAAATGTTTCCG atgaaaacaaagagcagaGCAATTTCTTTGTCTCAGAAACAGAGGCATCTGGGCCAGAGTACTGGAGAGAGAATGCAG TGGATCAAAACCAAGACACGCACTCCCCTGCATCTCTGAAGAAAGATGTGGAGAACATGGAGAAAG aGGAACTTCAGAAAGTCCTTTTGGAACAGATTGATTTACGGAGAAGACTGGAACAAGAATTCCATGCACTTAAGGGCAGCTCACCATTTCCAGTTTTTC ACAATTTTCAGGACCAGATGAAAAGGGAGCTGGCATACAGGGAGGAGATGGTGCAGCAATTACAGATG ATTCCCTATGCAAACatcatcagaaaagaaaagattggcACACATCTAAACAAAAGCTAA